From a region of the Acinetobacter calcoaceticus genome:
- the topA gene encoding type I DNA topoisomerase, which produces MANTSRSASQSTASTAPAAPKRALVIVESPAKAKTINKYLGSQFIVKSSVGHVRDLPTGGSKSTEKKPAARTKLSEAEKEQKASQALVNRMGVDPEHGWEAHYEVLPGKENVVAELKKLAKDADAIYLATDLDREGEAIAWHLREVIGGDDSRYHRVVFNEITKNAIQEAFKQPTRLDLNRVNAQQARRFLDRVVGFMVSPLLWEKIARGLSAGRVQSVAVKLVVEREREIRAFIPEEYWQVFADTVSKKDDIRLEAVKQAGKTLKLKNKAETDALLDVLKGAEYKVAQREDKPTKVNPSAPYITSTLQQAASTRLGFSVKKTMMLAQRLYEAGFITYMRTDSTFLSDDAVSMVRAHIESQYGEKYIPAKPNRYGNKAGAQEAHEAIRPSNVALTGDQLAGVERDAQRLYDLIWRQFVACQMTPAEYLSSTLIVEAANVELKAKGRTLVFEGFTKVRGANKSDDDIILPAIKVGEILKLEKLDPSQHFTKPPARFTEASLVKELEKRSIGRPSTYAAIISTIQERGYVKLENRRLFAEKMGEIVTDRLDESFNNLMNYAFTADLEGQLDKVATGERNWKELLDTFYGDFKKRLTNAQGEQGMRRNQPVEVPAVHCPECSRPMQIRTGTTGVFLGCSGYNLPPKERCKGTLNLTPVESLAALSDDDGAETADLMSKHRCEKCGTAMDSYVIDGGRKLHVCGNNPDCDGFELEEGEFKIKGYDGPTIPCDKCDGEMQLKTGRFGPYFACTSCDNTRKVLKSGQPAPPRVEPIKMEHLRSAKHDDFFVLRDGAAGLFLAASKFPKIRETRAPKVAELRSVAAQLDPKYQFILQAPDVDPEGNPTVVKFSRKNQSQYVGSETPEGKQTKWSLIYQDGKWVEG; this is translated from the coding sequence AGAAAAAGCCGGCTGCTCGGACCAAACTCTCTGAAGCCGAAAAAGAACAAAAAGCTAGTCAAGCTTTAGTTAACCGTATGGGAGTTGATCCAGAGCATGGCTGGGAAGCTCATTATGAAGTTCTGCCAGGTAAAGAAAATGTCGTTGCTGAACTAAAGAAACTTGCCAAAGATGCAGATGCGATCTATCTCGCAACGGATTTGGATAGAGAAGGGGAAGCCATTGCTTGGCACCTAAGAGAAGTTATCGGTGGTGATGACAGTCGTTATCACCGCGTAGTGTTCAACGAAATTACTAAAAATGCCATTCAAGAAGCATTTAAACAGCCAACACGTCTAGATCTAAATCGCGTAAATGCTCAGCAAGCACGCCGTTTCTTAGACCGAGTCGTGGGCTTTATGGTTTCGCCATTACTTTGGGAAAAAATTGCCCGTGGTTTATCTGCTGGACGTGTACAGTCTGTTGCAGTGAAACTGGTTGTTGAACGTGAACGTGAAATTCGCGCATTTATTCCTGAAGAATATTGGCAAGTTTTTGCAGATACGGTTTCTAAAAAAGATGATATTCGTCTTGAAGCGGTTAAACAGGCTGGAAAAACATTAAAGCTAAAAAATAAAGCTGAAACTGATGCTTTATTAGATGTTTTAAAAGGTGCTGAATATAAAGTTGCACAACGTGAAGATAAACCGACTAAGGTTAATCCAAGCGCGCCTTATATCACTTCAACTTTGCAACAAGCTGCAAGTACACGTTTAGGTTTTTCTGTGAAGAAAACCATGATGTTGGCGCAGCGTTTGTATGAAGCGGGTTTCATTACCTATATGCGTACTGACTCAACTTTCTTGAGTGATGATGCAGTAAGTATGGTCCGTGCACATATTGAAAGCCAATATGGTGAAAAATATATACCGGCAAAGCCAAACCGCTACGGTAACAAAGCGGGTGCTCAAGAAGCCCATGAAGCGATTCGTCCGTCAAATGTTGCGCTTACTGGTGATCAACTTGCGGGTGTAGAGCGTGATGCTCAACGTCTATATGATTTGATCTGGCGTCAGTTTGTTGCGTGTCAAATGACACCAGCAGAATATTTATCTTCTACTTTGATTGTTGAAGCAGCGAATGTTGAGTTAAAGGCGAAAGGCCGTACGCTTGTATTTGAAGGCTTCACTAAAGTACGCGGAGCGAATAAGTCAGATGACGATATTATTTTACCTGCAATTAAAGTAGGTGAAATCTTAAAGTTAGAAAAGCTCGATCCAAGTCAGCACTTTACTAAACCACCTGCACGTTTTACTGAAGCATCTTTAGTTAAAGAGCTTGAAAAACGTAGTATTGGCCGTCCTTCGACCTATGCAGCTATTATTTCTACCATTCAAGAACGTGGTTACGTTAAGTTAGAAAACCGTCGTCTTTTTGCCGAAAAAATGGGCGAGATTGTGACGGATCGTCTGGATGAAAGTTTTAATAACCTGATGAACTATGCCTTTACGGCAGATCTTGAAGGACAGCTTGATAAGGTCGCAACAGGTGAGCGTAACTGGAAAGAGTTGCTAGACACTTTCTATGGCGACTTTAAGAAACGCCTAACCAATGCTCAGGGTGAGCAGGGAATGCGCCGTAACCAACCGGTTGAAGTACCAGCAGTACATTGCCCTGAATGCTCACGTCCAATGCAGATTCGTACGGGTACAACTGGTGTATTCCTAGGGTGTTCTGGCTATAACTTGCCACCTAAAGAACGTTGTAAAGGTACACTGAACTTAACACCTGTTGAGTCTTTGGCTGCGCTATCTGATGATGATGGTGCTGAAACAGCAGACTTGATGTCAAAGCATCGCTGTGAGAAATGTGGCACTGCCATGGACAGCTATGTGATTGATGGTGGCCGTAAGTTGCATGTATGTGGTAACAACCCAGACTGTGATGGCTTTGAGCTTGAAGAAGGTGAGTTTAAGATTAAGGGTTATGATGGCCCAACCATTCCATGTGACAAATGTGATGGCGAAATGCAACTTAAGACGGGACGTTTTGGTCCATATTTCGCTTGTACGAGCTGTGATAATACCCGTAAAGTCTTGAAAAGTGGTCAACCTGCACCACCGCGTGTAGAACCAATCAAGATGGAGCATTTACGCTCAGCGAAGCATGATGACTTTTTTGTGTTACGTGATGGCGCGGCTGGTCTATTTTTGGCAGCAAGTAAATTCCCGAAAATTCGTGAAACACGTGCACCAAAAGTTGCAGAGCTACGAAGCGTTGCAGCTCAGCTTGATCCAAAATATCAATTTATTTTGCAAGCCCCAGATGTAGATCCTGAAGGGAATCCAACAGTTGTGAAATTCAGCCGTAAGAATCAATCACAATATGTAGGTTCAGAAACACCAGAAGGTAAACAAACCAAATGGAGCCTGATTTATCAAGATGGTAAATGGGTTGAGGGCTAA